The proteins below are encoded in one region of Archocentrus centrarchus isolate MPI-CPG fArcCen1 chromosome 13, fArcCen1, whole genome shotgun sequence:
- the LOC115791160 gene encoding uncharacterized protein LOC115791160 isoform X1 encodes MLVKMHAARWTFLFTLCFTCVSPNESCGDLEYCEKISLRASLGSSLFLPCSIKTSNPKWVIWSHTAKEKADLVKLTPEGHITFLDPRNGRVKVFPIQASDGNFSIRIEELEKADLGCYNCGWTCLQVVDGRSASRDLWPVIYICAGVAALLLLSIISYCSYWKYIGSCNNKTQDSADIPTSADPSAPPLPTVNVPVGVHVHVQQAAGAYNNNLVYENDDQRPASAEPSRNRRDPPGVVRYLDGTQLQQPSQSSSGIYPNLDQFHFERAESQRTRQRFPLELFSRLRQASFSRHYYVNQHDLRKQQAMSKQAENQHRAGRGKKKAKDNCEYNNPIYNMSTDQLNRL; translated from the exons ATGCTGGTGAAGATGCACGCTGCCAGGTGGACTTTCCTTTTCACCCTGTGTTTCACATGTGTGTCTCCAAATg AATCTTGTGGGGATTTGGAATATTGTGAAAAGATCAGCCTGAGAGCTTCACTTGGCTCATCCCTCTTCCTACCATGCTCTATTAAAACAAGCAATCCCAAATGGGTGATTTGGAGCCACACTGCCAAAGAGAAGGCAGATTTGGTCAAACTTACACCTGAAGGCCACATTACGTTCCTGGACCCCAGAAACGGCCGAGTGAAAGTTTTTCCAATCCAGGCCTCAGACGGGAACTTCTCCATCAGAATTGAAGAGCTTGAAAAAGCTGATCTGGGATGTTACAACTGTGGATGGACCTGTCTTCAAGTGGTGGATGGCAGAA GTGCAAGCAGAGATCTGTGGCCAGTCATTTACATCTGTGCTGGTgtggctgctctccttctgctGAGTATAATCAGCTACTGCAGCTACTGGAAATACATAG GTTCCTGTAATAACAAAACACAGGACAGTGCAGACATTCCCACCAGTGCAG ATCCCAGTGCTCCACCTCTGCCAACAGTCAACGTACCAGTAGGCGTACATGTGCATGTACAGCAGGCAGCAGGAGCCTACAATAATAATCTTGTCTATG AAAATGATGACCAGCGCCCAGCAAGTGCTGAACCCAGCAGAAACCGCCGTGATCCACCCGGAGTTGTGCGGTATCTAGATGGGACTCAGCTTCAGCAGCCCAGTCAAAGCAGCAGCGGGATTTATCCGAACTTGGATCAGTTTCACTTTGAAAGGGCGGAAAGTCAGAGAACCAGACAGAGGTTTCCTTTAG AGCTTTTCAGCAGATTACGGCAAGCAAGTTTCAGCCGGCATTATTACG TTAACCAACACGATCTCCGCAAGCAACAAGCCATGTCAAAGCAGGCGGAGAATCAGCACAGAG CAGGCCGTGGGAAAAAGAAAGCCAAAGACA actGTGAATACAATAACCCGATTTACAACATGAGCACAGACCAGCTCAACCGGCTGTAG
- the LOC115791160 gene encoding uncharacterized protein LOC115791160 isoform X2 → MLVKMHAARWTFLFTLCFTCVSPNESCGDLEYCEKISLRASLGSSLFLPCSIKTSNPKWVIWSHTAKEKADLVKLTPEGHITFLDPRNGRVKVFPIQASDGNFSIRIEELEKADLGCYNCGWTCLQVVDGRSASRDLWPVIYICAGVAALLLLSIISYCSYWKYIGSCNNKTQDSADIPTSADPSAPPLPTVNVPVGVHVHVQQAAGAYNNNLVYENDDQRPASAEPSRNRRDPPGVVRYLDGTQLQQPSQSSSGIYPNLDQFHFERAESQRTRQRFPLELFSRLRQASFSRHYYVNQHDLRKQQAMSKQAENQHRGRGKKKAKDNCEYNNPIYNMSTDQLNRL, encoded by the exons ATGCTGGTGAAGATGCACGCTGCCAGGTGGACTTTCCTTTTCACCCTGTGTTTCACATGTGTGTCTCCAAATg AATCTTGTGGGGATTTGGAATATTGTGAAAAGATCAGCCTGAGAGCTTCACTTGGCTCATCCCTCTTCCTACCATGCTCTATTAAAACAAGCAATCCCAAATGGGTGATTTGGAGCCACACTGCCAAAGAGAAGGCAGATTTGGTCAAACTTACACCTGAAGGCCACATTACGTTCCTGGACCCCAGAAACGGCCGAGTGAAAGTTTTTCCAATCCAGGCCTCAGACGGGAACTTCTCCATCAGAATTGAAGAGCTTGAAAAAGCTGATCTGGGATGTTACAACTGTGGATGGACCTGTCTTCAAGTGGTGGATGGCAGAA GTGCAAGCAGAGATCTGTGGCCAGTCATTTACATCTGTGCTGGTgtggctgctctccttctgctGAGTATAATCAGCTACTGCAGCTACTGGAAATACATAG GTTCCTGTAATAACAAAACACAGGACAGTGCAGACATTCCCACCAGTGCAG ATCCCAGTGCTCCACCTCTGCCAACAGTCAACGTACCAGTAGGCGTACATGTGCATGTACAGCAGGCAGCAGGAGCCTACAATAATAATCTTGTCTATG AAAATGATGACCAGCGCCCAGCAAGTGCTGAACCCAGCAGAAACCGCCGTGATCCACCCGGAGTTGTGCGGTATCTAGATGGGACTCAGCTTCAGCAGCCCAGTCAAAGCAGCAGCGGGATTTATCCGAACTTGGATCAGTTTCACTTTGAAAGGGCGGAAAGTCAGAGAACCAGACAGAGGTTTCCTTTAG AGCTTTTCAGCAGATTACGGCAAGCAAGTTTCAGCCGGCATTATTACG TTAACCAACACGATCTCCGCAAGCAACAAGCCATGTCAAAGCAGGCGGAGAATCAGCACAGAG GCCGTGGGAAAAAGAAAGCCAAAGACA actGTGAATACAATAACCCGATTTACAACATGAGCACAGACCAGCTCAACCGGCTGTAG